In Chlorogloeopsis sp. ULAP01, the following are encoded in one genomic region:
- a CDS encoding Hsp70 family protein: MKIFETIGFDLGHGETAVARAIVESIEPPQMLEVNNKKNQVTALGWHPQLGYLVGEQALIQAGVTRLQISFKQKPNNDPSYRETISTFIATYYHKLKESKQIEGGESSYFYVGCPSGWTMSEREEYQRLLQAAGIPLLTVVPESRAAFMQAKEAGKLEYEKLRSSVLMIDIGSSTTDFTLVKSLQEIPIDFGSNALGASLIDKAIFERTLAQHERSQLLEKIFTEYPHHQARCELACRKAKEDYFSNEQVYSDPQTFARGFESINEQIYFIPQVNKLIMEEILNQPLPQLGQKSWLQSFHAAVNEAKQKLDEENIVPKLVLMTGGASRMQFTRQICQEIFSDPQTLLRPDPEPERCIALGLARVGRWDLRATAFKQEVNTLFDSNTLQQIIERYIPELITSLTRLLADSLLENTVKPSLKDWQKNQIRTLAELETSMKYRAEQWFKGNNAQQIINNQCISWFNNKIQPNLAAQTDPICRKFHIPRSSLRFEDSINPDFVQPELRIGDAILADTVAFIVNVVIGGGTLASIITLILTGHLIWPIALVYGASVMAAGMELNRKGVQEAIKTNVDIPGWMRSSFLSDKKIEDICEQIKPELEKVLQEQLIANQEAFDKLIEKVWQGLQKALSTKVQEAIILIQ, from the coding sequence ATGAAAATTTTTGAGACAATCGGTTTTGATTTAGGGCATGGTGAAACAGCTGTTGCAAGAGCAATAGTAGAGAGCATCGAACCTCCCCAAATGCTGGAAGTGAATAACAAGAAAAACCAAGTCACGGCTCTTGGTTGGCATCCTCAGCTTGGTTATCTTGTCGGAGAACAAGCCTTAATTCAAGCTGGCGTTACTCGACTGCAAATTTCTTTCAAGCAGAAACCAAACAACGATCCAAGTTATAGGGAGACAATTAGCACCTTTATTGCCACCTACTACCACAAACTCAAAGAAAGCAAGCAAATTGAAGGTGGGGAAAGTAGCTACTTTTATGTTGGCTGCCCTTCCGGGTGGACAATGAGTGAAAGGGAAGAATACCAAAGGCTACTTCAAGCAGCTGGCATTCCTCTGTTGACTGTTGTACCCGAATCACGAGCTGCTTTCATGCAAGCTAAAGAAGCCGGCAAACTAGAGTATGAAAAACTTAGATCATCGGTGCTAATGATTGATATTGGCTCTTCGACCACAGATTTTACCCTAGTTAAAAGTTTGCAGGAAATTCCTATAGATTTTGGAAGTAACGCTTTAGGAGCATCCCTAATCGACAAAGCCATTTTTGAGCGCACTCTTGCTCAACACGAGCGATCGCAATTACTCGAAAAAATATTCACAGAATATCCCCATCATCAAGCTCGTTGTGAACTTGCCTGCCGCAAAGCCAAAGAAGATTACTTTTCTAATGAGCAGGTATACAGCGATCCCCAAACCTTTGCTCGTGGCTTCGAGTCTATTAACGAACAAATTTACTTTATCCCCCAAGTTAACAAATTAATTATGGAGGAAATCTTGAACCAACCATTGCCCCAACTAGGGCAAAAAAGTTGGCTTCAATCTTTTCACGCAGCTGTCAACGAGGCAAAACAAAAGCTAGATGAAGAAAATATCGTACCGAAACTCGTACTGATGACTGGTGGTGCATCTCGAATGCAGTTTACTCGCCAAATCTGTCAGGAAATCTTTAGTGATCCCCAAACGTTACTTCGCCCAGATCCAGAGCCTGAACGATGTATTGCATTAGGATTAGCGCGAGTGGGGCGATGGGATTTGCGTGCCACTGCTTTTAAACAAGAAGTTAACACCCTCTTTGACTCAAACACACTCCAACAGATTATTGAAAGATATATCCCAGAGTTAATCACATCCTTAACTAGGCTGCTGGCGGATAGCTTGCTTGAAAACACAGTCAAACCAAGTTTAAAAGATTGGCAAAAAAATCAAATCCGGACTTTAGCCGAATTGGAAACATCAATGAAGTATCGAGCAGAGCAATGGTTTAAGGGTAATAACGCTCAACAAATAATTAACAATCAATGCATCAGTTGGTTTAACAACAAAATCCAACCCAACTTAGCTGCTCAAACCGATCCTATTTGTCGAAAATTTCATATCCCTAGAAGCAGTTTAAGATTTGAAGATAGCATTAACCCAGATTTTGTCCAACCAGAGTTGCGAATCGGAGATGCAATTCTTGCCGATACGGTGGCGTTTATCGTCAATGTTGTGATTGGCGGAGGCACTCTTGCTAGTATCATTACTTTGATATTAACAGGACATTTAATCTGGCCGATCGCATTGGTTTATGGAGCTTCAGTGATGGCAGCAGGGATGGAACTAAATCGCAAAGGTGTACAAGAGGCAATCAAGACAAATGTAGATATCCCCGGTTGGATGCGTTCTAGTTTTTTAAGCGACAAAAAAATTGAGGATATCTGCGAACAAATCAAACCTGAGTTAGAGAAGGTGCTGCAAGAACAACTAATAGCCAATCAAGAGGCTTTTGACAAACTAATAGAGAAAGTTTGGCAAGGGCTGCAAAAGGCTCTTTCCACAAAGGTACAAGAGGCAATTATTCTAATTCAATAG
- a CDS encoding CopG family transcriptional regulator codes for MNKKWATKRITVNLASSEAEKLENYCQQTGRPATDVIRELIRGLSVQTQDEQKMVD; via the coding sequence ATGAACAAAAAATGGGCAACGAAACGGATTACCGTAAATCTGGCATCAAGTGAAGCTGAAAAACTTGAAAACTATTGCCAGCAAACGGGTAGACCGGCAACAGATGTAATTCGGGAACTAATTAGAGGATTATCCGTACAAACACAAGATGAACAAAAAATGGTCGATTAA
- the gndA gene encoding NADP-dependent phosphogluconate dehydrogenase translates to MTLQSFGVIGLAVMGENIALNVERNGFPIAVYNRSRDKTDKFMAERAEGRNVKAAYTLEDFVASLERPRRILIMVQAGKPVDAVIAQLRPLLDEGDIIIDGGNSWFEDTDRRTQELEPAGFRFIGMGVSGGEEGALNGPSLMPGGTESSYQYLSPIFNKIAAQVDDGPCVTYIGPGGSGHYVKMVHNGIEYGDMQLIAEAYDLLKNAAGLDHKQLHEVFAEWNTTDELNSFLIEITANIFPYIDPDTSLPLVELIVDSAGQKGTGRWTVQTALELGVSIPTITAAVNARIISSYKQERVAASKVLTGPSGKYSGSTKDFINMVRDALYCSKICSYAQGMALLSKASQTYNWNLKLGELARIWKGGCIIRAGFLNKIKKAFNEDPALPNLLLAPEFKQTILDRQTAWREVLATAAKLGIPVPAFSASLDYFDSYRRDRLPQNLTQAQRDYFGAHTYERLDKPGTFHTEWVPVTEKSK, encoded by the coding sequence ATGACACTACAAAGCTTCGGTGTGATTGGCTTGGCCGTGATGGGAGAAAATATCGCTCTGAACGTAGAGCGTAACGGCTTCCCAATCGCAGTTTATAATCGCTCCCGCGACAAAACCGATAAATTTATGGCGGAGCGCGCCGAGGGTAGGAACGTTAAAGCTGCTTATACCCTGGAAGATTTTGTCGCCTCTCTAGAACGTCCAAGAAGAATTCTGATCATGGTGCAAGCTGGTAAGCCAGTAGATGCAGTGATCGCTCAACTTAGACCCCTGCTGGATGAAGGTGATATCATTATTGACGGTGGAAACTCTTGGTTTGAGGATACCGATCGCCGCACCCAAGAATTAGAACCCGCCGGATTTCGGTTCATTGGTATGGGTGTCAGTGGCGGTGAAGAAGGAGCACTAAACGGCCCATCCCTGATGCCTGGAGGAACAGAAAGCTCTTACCAGTATCTGTCGCCAATTTTCAATAAAATTGCCGCTCAAGTTGATGACGGCCCTTGTGTAACCTATATTGGCCCTGGTGGTTCCGGTCACTATGTAAAAATGGTACACAACGGCATTGAGTACGGCGATATGCAACTAATTGCCGAAGCCTACGATTTGCTGAAAAATGCCGCCGGACTTGACCACAAGCAACTACACGAAGTATTTGCGGAGTGGAACACCACCGACGAACTCAATTCATTTTTGATTGAGATTACTGCCAATATTTTCCCTTACATTGACCCAGACACAAGTTTACCTTTAGTTGAATTGATTGTAGACTCAGCAGGGCAAAAGGGAACCGGACGGTGGACAGTACAGACTGCTTTGGAATTGGGAGTTTCGATCCCGACAATCACCGCAGCAGTCAATGCCCGAATTATTTCTTCTTACAAACAAGAACGGGTAGCAGCATCCAAGGTATTGACAGGTCCTAGCGGCAAGTATAGCGGCTCAACTAAGGACTTTATCAATATGGTGCGTGATGCCCTATATTGCTCTAAAATATGTTCTTATGCTCAGGGCATGGCGCTTTTGTCTAAAGCTTCACAAACCTATAACTGGAATTTGAAGCTAGGTGAATTGGCACGGATTTGGAAAGGCGGCTGTATTATTCGTGCTGGATTCTTGAACAAGATCAAGAAAGCTTTTAATGAAGATCCGGCACTGCCTAACCTTTTATTGGCTCCTGAATTTAAGCAAACAATTCTCGACAGACAAACAGCTTGGCGCGAAGTGTTGGCAACCGCAGCAAAATTGGGAATTCCCGTGCCAGCATTTAGTGCATCTTTAGATTACTTTGATAGCTATCGCCGCGATCGCTTACCTCAAAATCTCACCCAAGCACAACGCGATTACTTCGGAGCACATACCTACGAACGGCTCGACAAACCAGGAACTTTCCACACCGAGTGGGTACCTGTAACTGAAAAATCAAAGTAA
- a CDS encoding metalloregulator ArsR/SmtB family transcription factor produces the protein MSEISITALAQVAEYFKVLSEVSRLQVLNCLRSGSKSVTEIVEATGLGQANVSKHLKVLTQVGMVSRHPYGVSVFYQISDPVIFELCEVVCDRIATRLLKQVQQLEQIKEMAE, from the coding sequence ATGTCAGAGATATCAATTACAGCTCTTGCTCAAGTTGCTGAGTATTTTAAAGTACTTTCAGAAGTTAGCCGATTACAAGTTTTGAATTGTTTAAGATCTGGCTCTAAGAGTGTAACGGAAATTGTGGAAGCAACGGGTTTAGGACAGGCGAATGTTTCTAAACATCTGAAAGTTTTGACGCAAGTAGGAATGGTTTCTCGCCATCCCTACGGAGTGAGCGTCTTTTATCAGATTTCCGATCCGGTAATTTTTGAGCTATGTGAAGTAGTGTGCGATCGCATCGCCACCCGCCTATTAAAACAAGTGCAGCAGTTAGAACAGATTAAGGAAATGGCTGAATAA
- a CDS encoding site-2 protease family protein: MNGTIRVGNLFGIPFYIHPSWFLVLGLVTWSYSSGLGAQFPQLGGGLALLLGLMTALLLFSSVVAHELGHSFVAIRQGIDVKSITLFIFGGLASLEKESKTPAEAFWVAIAGPLVSLLLFCLFTAISFATAASGPLAAIIGVVAFVNLALALFNLIPGLPLDGGNILKALVWKITGNPYKGVAFASRVGQIFGWVAIASGLVPLLLFGSFANFWNLLIGFFLLQNAGNAAQFARVQEQLTGLTAADAVTLDSPVVSAHLSLREFADEQVLNEQNWRRFLVTDDNGQLLGAITVDNLRSIPTTLWTETLVREVTQPIADSSTVQSDQPLLEVMQRLEQQKLSALAVIRDNGVLVGILEKAAIINLLQKRVQTNPA, from the coding sequence ATGAATGGCACAATTCGCGTTGGCAACCTCTTTGGGATTCCCTTTTATATTCATCCGTCCTGGTTTTTAGTCTTGGGTTTGGTAACTTGGAGCTATAGTAGCGGACTAGGAGCGCAATTCCCTCAACTAGGTGGGGGATTAGCTTTGTTACTGGGATTGATGACAGCGTTGCTTTTATTTAGCTCTGTTGTTGCCCATGAATTAGGACATAGCTTTGTCGCTATTCGCCAAGGAATTGATGTCAAATCAATTACATTATTTATATTTGGCGGATTGGCAAGCTTAGAGAAAGAATCAAAAACTCCAGCTGAAGCTTTTTGGGTAGCGATCGCCGGGCCTTTAGTTAGTTTACTGCTGTTCTGTCTCTTTACAGCCATTAGTTTTGCTACTGCTGCATCTGGCCCTTTGGCAGCGATTATTGGTGTGGTAGCTTTTGTTAACTTGGCGTTAGCACTGTTTAACCTCATTCCTGGCTTGCCCTTGGATGGCGGAAATATACTGAAAGCTTTAGTATGGAAAATTACGGGTAATCCTTACAAGGGTGTAGCTTTTGCCAGCCGAGTCGGACAAATCTTTGGTTGGGTTGCGATCGCTTCTGGTTTAGTGCCACTACTGTTATTTGGCAGCTTTGCTAACTTCTGGAATTTGTTAATCGGTTTCTTCTTACTGCAAAATGCTGGTAATGCCGCTCAATTTGCAAGAGTACAAGAACAACTCACAGGTTTAACAGCAGCTGATGCTGTAACACTGGATAGCCCGGTTGTATCTGCTCATCTTAGCTTGAGAGAGTTTGCTGACGAGCAGGTTTTGAATGAGCAAAACTGGCGTCGATTCTTAGTTACAGATGATAACGGGCAACTGTTGGGAGCGATAACTGTTGATAATCTGCGTTCCATTCCAACTACATTATGGACAGAAACTCTAGTTAGAGAAGTAACGCAACCAATTGCAGACTCTAGTACTGTACAATCCGATCAACCCTTATTGGAAGTAATGCAGCGACTCGAACAACAAAAATTATCTGCACTTGCCGTGATTCGTGACAATGGCGTGCTAGTCGGAATTTTAGAAAAAGCTGCAATTATCAACTTACTCCAGAAAAGAGTACAAACAAACCCTGCATAA
- a CDS encoding anthrone oxygenase family protein: protein MLVRTWRFITITLVALSMGMAWCHALELPAKMGYDSSLWVTLHQTLYVTFGPPNIGAFVEVAALLAAIILTFLVRKRRTAFRFTLVGTVCLLIAFPIIFFAFTEPVNAQVRQWTIDTIPADWMRWRDQWEYSHATRFVFQLIGFCALLLSVLVETPKNRPLTEASTERQRQGVA, encoded by the coding sequence ATGCTGGTGAGAACTTGGCGCTTTATTACTATTACTCTCGTCGCCCTGAGCATGGGGATGGCATGGTGTCATGCATTGGAGCTACCAGCCAAGATGGGTTATGATAGTTCCCTTTGGGTGACGCTCCATCAAACTCTGTATGTAACTTTTGGCCCGCCTAATATTGGTGCATTTGTTGAGGTTGCTGCCCTGCTGGCGGCGATCATACTAACTTTCCTCGTCCGCAAACGTCGTACAGCCTTTCGCTTCACGCTGGTGGGAACAGTTTGCCTGCTAATAGCTTTTCCTATCATCTTCTTTGCATTCACTGAGCCTGTGAATGCCCAAGTGAGACAATGGACAATTGATACAATTCCAGCAGACTGGATGCGGTGGCGCGATCAATGGGAATACTCACACGCGACACGCTTTGTCTTTCAATTAATTGGATTCTGTGCGCTCCTGCTTTCGGTGCTTGTTGAGACTCCAAAAAACCGTCCGCTCACAGAAGCTTCCACAGAACGCCAACGCCAGGGTGTAGCTTGA
- a CDS encoding DUF5996 family protein: MAETVRGTLTDVIWPTLPLREWQDTYETLHMWTQSVGKIRLALSPKLNHWWQSTLYVTPRGLTTSSIPYGTRTFEISFDFIAHHLQIDISDGTTKRIALVPRSVADFYQEIMDTLTASSIEVKIWTMPQEVAEPIPFERDRKHTAYDPEYAQRVWRILVQADRIMKEFRSRFIGKCSPVHFFWGSFDLAVTRFSGRRAPDHPGGIPNMADWVTREAYSHEVSSCGFWPGAGAITEPIFYSYAYPEPEGFKDYPIQPKEAFYSSEMREFVLPYEVVRQAENPDAVLLTFLQSSYDAAANLGNWDRAASERTQLLSA; encoded by the coding sequence ATGGCAGAGACTGTTCGTGGAACATTAACCGATGTCATCTGGCCTACCTTGCCCTTGAGAGAATGGCAAGATACGTATGAAACTTTACATATGTGGACTCAGAGCGTTGGTAAAATTCGACTGGCTTTATCTCCCAAACTCAACCACTGGTGGCAATCTACTTTGTATGTCACACCACGTGGACTAACAACCTCTTCAATTCCTTACGGAACACGCACCTTTGAGATTAGCTTTGATTTTATCGCTCACCACTTACAAATCGATATTAGTGATGGCACCACCAAAAGAATTGCCCTTGTTCCTCGCTCTGTAGCTGATTTTTATCAAGAGATTATGGACACACTAACAGCGAGTAGCATCGAAGTGAAAATTTGGACGATGCCCCAAGAAGTTGCCGAGCCAATTCCTTTTGAGCGCGATCGCAAACATACAGCTTACGATCCGGAATACGCCCAGCGCGTTTGGCGCATTCTTGTGCAAGCAGATCGGATCATGAAAGAATTTCGCTCGCGTTTTATTGGTAAATGCAGCCCAGTTCACTTTTTCTGGGGCAGCTTCGATTTAGCTGTGACTCGTTTTTCGGGGCGTCGTGCTCCAGATCATCCAGGTGGAATTCCTAACATGGCAGATTGGGTAACGCGAGAAGCCTATTCTCATGAAGTCAGTAGCTGCGGTTTTTGGCCTGGTGCCGGAGCAATCACAGAACCTATTTTTTACTCCTACGCCTACCCAGAGCCAGAAGGATTCAAGGATTACCCCATCCAGCCAAAGGAAGCGTTTTACAGTTCCGAGATGCGAGAGTTTGTCTTACCATATGAGGTAGTAAGACAGGCTGAAAATCCAGATGCAGTGCTTCTCACCTTTTTGCAAAGCAGCTACGATGCAGCAGCAAATTTAGGAAATTGGGATCGAGCAGCTTCGGAACGTACGCAACTTTTGTCAGCGTAA
- a CDS encoding serine/threonine-protein kinase: protein MRYCINPHCPNPLDPANANTSKCCNCGFDLLLQNRYWVVERLGKGGFGNTWVVDDRGTPKVLKVLTDNNSKAIELFRQEAQVLSLLKHPGIPKVDSDGYFTVLPQGSSAPLHCLVMEKIEGVDLEQWMQSRHNQPISQTQALDWLKQLVEILSLIHSQQYFHRDIKPQNIMLRPNGQLVLIDFGAVRQVTTTILAGVCHTRIVSRGYSPPEQQNGYSVQQSDFFALGRTFVFLLTGKDPQDVDIYDPFNNKLNWRNYALHISPLLADLIDYLMAPTANQRPQNTQVILRCLQKIEQDLSQPNTLLQIFQKSALPLATTAISHPNWITKQLWKVLIGSGVGFFTVSALIISFNGVKKQVSTTTPDSVITPIVTPASVPLVTKQYKYKKPQKIRPLFISNSNKITLKQKRTVVSKEKPKKYLVKAKANIPSSSHIQPKKRQAKFTVHPKRLTTLSQRKNKLTSKLTTRSIIQLRIGQEIKINLNQGKSIKHLFNKKKIPELNINLPKPIKSLIKQKIHNRNSRYKFNSRMRVKLKTDHKKIKK from the coding sequence ATGCGCTATTGTATTAATCCCCACTGTCCAAATCCTCTCGATCCAGCTAATGCAAATACTTCTAAGTGTTGTAACTGTGGCTTCGATCTCCTACTGCAAAACCGTTATTGGGTAGTAGAGCGGCTGGGAAAAGGAGGTTTTGGTAACACTTGGGTAGTAGATGATCGCGGTACGCCCAAAGTTTTAAAAGTTCTGACAGACAATAATTCAAAAGCCATTGAGCTTTTTCGGCAGGAAGCACAGGTTTTAAGCCTCCTCAAACATCCTGGAATTCCCAAAGTAGACTCTGATGGTTATTTTACAGTTCTCCCTCAAGGTAGCTCTGCGCCGTTGCACTGTCTGGTAATGGAAAAAATTGAGGGAGTTGATTTAGAACAATGGATGCAATCACGTCACAATCAACCAATCTCTCAAACTCAAGCTCTTGATTGGCTCAAACAACTGGTTGAAATTCTATCTCTCATACATTCTCAACAGTATTTTCATAGAGATATTAAGCCTCAAAACATCATGCTCCGACCTAACGGACAGCTTGTTTTAATTGATTTTGGGGCAGTCAGGCAAGTTACTACAACCATATTAGCTGGAGTTTGCCATACCAGAATTGTTTCTAGAGGATATTCTCCGCCAGAGCAACAAAATGGTTATTCCGTACAACAGTCTGACTTTTTTGCTTTAGGACGCACTTTTGTTTTTCTGCTTACAGGTAAAGATCCTCAAGATGTAGATATTTATGATCCTTTCAATAACAAGTTAAACTGGCGCAATTATGCATTGCATATTTCACCACTTCTAGCAGATTTGATAGATTATTTAATGGCTCCTACCGCAAATCAGCGTCCTCAGAACACGCAGGTAATTTTGCGATGCTTGCAGAAAATTGAGCAAGATTTAAGTCAGCCAAATACACTCTTGCAAATATTTCAAAAATCAGCTTTACCTTTGGCAACTACAGCTATCTCTCATCCAAATTGGATAACTAAACAATTGTGGAAAGTTCTCATTGGCTCCGGAGTAGGATTCTTTACTGTTTCAGCATTAATTATCAGCTTCAATGGTGTTAAAAAACAAGTTTCTACAACTACACCAGATTCTGTTATTACTCCTATTGTAACTCCTGCATCAGTTCCCCTAGTTACTAAACAATATAAGTACAAGAAGCCTCAAAAGATAAGACCATTATTTATTTCAAATTCTAATAAAATAACATTAAAACAGAAAAGAACAGTAGTTAGTAAAGAAAAACCAAAAAAATATCTAGTCAAAGCTAAGGCAAATATACCATCATCATCTCACATTCAACCGAAAAAGCGACAAGCGAAATTTACAGTTCATCCAAAAAGATTAACCACTCTAAGTCAAAGAAAGAATAAGCTAACTTCCAAACTAACAACAAGAAGTATTATTCAACTTAGGATAGGACAAGAAATCAAGATAAACCTTAACCAAGGCAAATCAATAAAGCATCTATTTAATAAGAAGAAAATACCAGAATTAAATATCAATTTGCCCAAGCCAATCAAATCTTTAATTAAACAAAAAATCCATAATAGAAATTCAAGATATAAGTTCAATAGCCGGATGAGAGTGAAGCTAAAAACGGATCACAAAAAAATTAAGAAGTAA
- a CDS encoding serine/threonine-protein kinase, which yields MSYCLNPSCPKPQNNNHSNFCLTCGAKLFLKERYRAIKPIGQGGFGRTFLAVDEDKPSKPRCVIKQFYPQAQGTSTVQKAVELFNQEAVRLDELGKHPQIPELLAHFTQDDRQYLVQEFIDGQNLAQELAEKGTYNEKQIRQLLNDLLPVLQFCHARQVIHRDIKPENIIRRESDRKPVLVDFGASKVLTNTALNRTGTSIGSPEYVAPEQIRGQAIFASDIYSLGATCLRLLTGQSPFDLYDVNNDAWLWRQYVKSPLSDELSRILDKILESIPARRYQTADHVLRDLNQNSQAIAKSVVPNQPTATSPPASTSTSIGNPVEKDLEELKTIFLGGNKPQNQKTKPSVQPTNQSTGNSKIDEELEEMRAKYLGER from the coding sequence ATGAGTTATTGCCTCAATCCCAGCTGCCCCAAGCCTCAAAATAACAATCATAGTAACTTTTGCCTAACCTGTGGTGCCAAGTTATTTCTCAAGGAACGCTACCGCGCTATCAAACCCATAGGACAAGGTGGTTTTGGCAGGACTTTCTTAGCAGTAGATGAGGATAAACCCTCCAAACCACGGTGTGTAATTAAGCAGTTTTACCCACAAGCACAAGGCACTAGTACTGTGCAAAAAGCAGTGGAGTTATTTAACCAAGAAGCAGTGCGGCTGGATGAATTGGGCAAACATCCGCAAATTCCAGAACTTTTGGCACATTTTACCCAAGATGACAGGCAGTATCTCGTGCAAGAATTTATCGATGGACAAAACTTAGCGCAGGAATTAGCAGAAAAGGGAACTTATAACGAAAAGCAGATCCGGCAACTGCTGAATGATTTATTGCCAGTGTTGCAATTTTGTCATGCCAGGCAAGTTATTCATCGCGACATTAAGCCAGAAAATATTATTCGTCGTGAAAGCGATCGCAAACCAGTTTTGGTAGACTTTGGTGCTTCTAAAGTTCTCACCAACACAGCCCTCAATCGCACAGGTACAAGTATTGGTAGCCCAGAGTATGTTGCACCCGAACAAATTCGCGGACAGGCGATTTTTGCCAGCGATATTTACAGCTTGGGTGCTACTTGTCTGCGTTTATTAACAGGGCAATCGCCTTTTGACTTGTATGACGTTAACAACGATGCATGGCTTTGGCGGCAATATGTAAAATCTCCACTGAGTGATGAGTTAAGTCGGATTTTAGACAAAATACTAGAAAGCATTCCGGCGAGACGCTATCAAACAGCTGATCATGTCCTTAGAGATTTGAACCAAAACTCACAGGCGATCGCTAAATCTGTAGTACCAAATCAGCCAACTGCAACATCACCGCCCGCTTCTACATCAACCTCAATCGGAAATCCAGTAGAGAAAGATTTAGAAGAGCTAAAAACTATATTTCTTGGTGGTAATAAGCCCCAAAATCAAAAGACAAAGCCATCAGTACAACCGACAAATCAGTCTACTGGTAATAGCAAAATAGATGAAGAATTAGAAGAAATGAGAGCTAAATATTTGGGTGAGCGGTAA
- a CDS encoding Ycf66 family protein — MLAYILALVVGLGSIAIYMAAFFFPEIHRKNDFIWSGVGLFYALMLWVFAPRLSGWLLLGHLASVALLVWFGWQTLSLRRQLTPKVQQTPVPTTQEVQTTIEEQVSKLSSLQERLGQVQNSLSGVISGLQGRFQKTTTKKAPETPTIKEAIAQTTETPAVEVIDNRTSTTEPLAEAIAPTETEATIETVPEAIPPHPPSPELVEAAQEAAAEAQAVVENLEKIPVEEIAPDAELAPPAEAPPEQIPPSDRAG, encoded by the coding sequence ATGCTGGCATATATCCTGGCGCTAGTAGTTGGACTTGGTAGTATAGCGATTTACATGGCTGCTTTCTTTTTTCCAGAAATACATCGCAAAAATGATTTTATCTGGAGCGGTGTAGGGTTGTTCTACGCCTTAATGTTATGGGTGTTTGCGCCACGCTTATCAGGATGGCTTTTATTAGGACATTTGGCTAGTGTTGCACTTTTGGTTTGGTTTGGTTGGCAAACGCTTTCACTACGCCGTCAGTTGACACCCAAGGTACAGCAAACTCCAGTACCTACTACTCAGGAGGTGCAGACAACCATTGAAGAGCAGGTTAGTAAATTGTCCTCATTGCAGGAACGACTTGGCCAAGTACAAAATAGCTTGAGCGGCGTTATTTCTGGTTTACAAGGTCGATTCCAAAAGACTACAACTAAAAAGGCACCTGAAACTCCCACAATTAAAGAAGCGATCGCCCAAACTACAGAAACACCTGCTGTTGAGGTTATCGACAATCGAACTTCGACAACAGAACCACTAGCAGAAGCGATCGCACCTACCGAAACAGAAGCCACAATCGAGACTGTACCTGAGGCAATTCCACCCCATCCCCCATCTCCTGAGTTGGTAGAGGCTGCCCAAGAAGCTGCTGCTGAGGCACAGGCAGTAGTAGAAAATTTAGAGAAAATTCCGGTTGAAGAAATTGCTCCTGATGCTGAACTAGCTCCGCCAGCAGAAGCTCCTCCCGAACAAATACCGCCGAGTGATCGGGCTGGTTAA
- a CDS encoding protein tyrosine phosphatase family protein, translating to MENMKKINDELTVSGQVTAEQLYEVANEGFKSVMNLRSPDEKGFLTDEEQQAKALGLHYVNIPVKVDTLTEEQTTKILKEIDELPKPALIHCGTTMRAGAMSLMNVATRQEMTPEQAFEKAGEIGFDCSSNPKMKEFFAQYVSKNAWNCSSSLIAQVS from the coding sequence ATGGAAAACATGAAAAAGATTAATGATGAGTTAACTGTATCCGGGCAGGTAACGGCAGAACAGTTGTATGAAGTAGCAAATGAGGGCTTTAAGTCAGTAATGAATTTGCGATCGCCTGATGAAAAAGGTTTTTTAACTGACGAGGAGCAACAAGCCAAAGCTTTGGGGCTACATTATGTAAATATTCCAGTCAAAGTTGATACCTTAACTGAAGAACAGACAACTAAAATTCTCAAAGAAATAGACGAACTTCCTAAACCAGCCTTAATTCATTGCGGTACAACAATGCGTGCTGGTGCAATGTCTTTAATGAATGTAGCGACACGGCAAGAAATGACACCAGAGCAGGCTTTTGAGAAAGCTGGTGAAATTGGCTTTGATTGCAGTTCTAATCCAAAAATGAAAGAGTTTTTCGCGCAATATGTCTCTAAGAATGCCTGGAACTGCAGTTCCTCTCTCATAGCTCAAGTCAGTTAA